Proteins encoded together in one Pontiella desulfatans window:
- a CDS encoding MTH1187 family thiamine-binding protein, whose translation MKVIVDLTIVPIGVGVSLSSYVAACEAVLSRPGLKTSLHANGTNIEGEWDDVFAAIKACHEKVHGMGAPRIHTNIKLGTRTDREQSLEDKVNSVVAKQQN comes from the coding sequence ATGAAAGTCATTGTGGATTTAACGATTGTTCCGATTGGTGTAGGCGTGTCGCTCTCAAGCTATGTGGCCGCCTGCGAGGCGGTGCTTTCCCGCCCGGGCCTGAAAACCTCCCTCCATGCCAACGGAACCAATATCGAAGGCGAATGGGATGATGTGTTTGCCGCGATCAAGGCGTGCCACGAAAAAGTACACGGCATGGGCGCGCCAAGGATCCATACCAACATTAAGCTGGGAACCCGAACCGACCGGGAGCAGTCGCTTGAAGACAAGGTCAACAGCGTGGTGGCCAAGCAACAGAATTGA
- the pabB gene encoding aminodeoxychorismate synthase component I, translating to MKVVLKHAGRWLHFQCPEKVLVAERVEDVVPMLEEAEQSGLFVAGFISYEAAPAFDHALKTHPANGFPLLCLGLFHAPDVLEEIEVSGGRGAVRAEGVQGGSDSASLSSYAIGGLKPSVSREEFTEAIGTIKERIAEGATYQVNYTYRLTADFSGDAWAFFHELVNGQKTEYAAFIETDEFSICSASPELFFSFNHGRIVSRPMKGTARRGRTFTEDWNQAEALRHSEKDRAENIMIVDMVRNDIGRVAVPGSVETVSTFDVEKYPTVWQMTSTVKGILSPRRQDAKNKESELTDSAPLRLCEIFKALFPCASITGAPKAKTMEIIRGLETSPRKIYTGSVGFITPQGEACFNVAIRTALIQKGKLEFGIGGGIVWDSDAEAEYEETLTKARVLTQPRPDFQLLETMLWEPEFGVFLLDEHVQRLGKSAAYFDIPLDMHAVMQSLEELAHTCASVRTRIRLLVSRDGNSEIQAFPLDGEEQASAPLQVAMAKEPVDSSDVFLYHKTTHREVYGQAKAGFPDHDEVILWNEKGEVTEGCIANVVVSKDGKLVTPPIGCGLLAGTFRDHLLKSGEVEEGVVMVRDLLDADEVFLVNSVRKWQKAVVEQQEN from the coding sequence GTGAAGGTTGTGCTCAAACATGCGGGGCGCTGGTTGCATTTCCAATGCCCGGAAAAGGTGCTGGTGGCCGAGCGGGTCGAGGACGTGGTTCCGATGCTCGAAGAGGCGGAGCAGTCCGGACTCTTTGTCGCCGGATTCATTTCCTACGAAGCCGCCCCGGCGTTTGACCATGCGCTGAAAACGCATCCAGCTAATGGGTTTCCCCTCCTTTGCCTTGGCCTGTTCCATGCGCCGGATGTTTTGGAAGAGATTGAAGTGTCTGGAGGGCGAGGCGCTGTCCGAGCTGAAGGCGTGCAGGGTGGCTCGGACAGCGCCTCGCTCTCGAGTTATGCGATAGGTGGGTTGAAGCCGTCGGTTTCCCGAGAAGAATTCACCGAGGCGATCGGGACGATCAAGGAGCGGATTGCGGAAGGTGCAACCTACCAGGTCAACTATACCTATCGGTTGACGGCGGATTTTTCCGGCGACGCCTGGGCGTTTTTCCATGAGCTGGTGAACGGTCAGAAAACGGAATATGCTGCGTTCATCGAAACCGACGAGTTTTCAATCTGCTCCGCCTCGCCTGAATTGTTTTTCAGTTTCAACCATGGGCGGATTGTTTCCCGGCCGATGAAGGGGACTGCCCGGCGCGGCCGAACCTTCACCGAAGACTGGAACCAGGCGGAGGCCCTGCGGCACTCGGAGAAGGATCGTGCGGAAAACATTATGATCGTCGATATGGTCCGCAACGATATCGGTCGGGTGGCGGTGCCGGGGAGCGTTGAGACGGTCAGTACATTCGATGTCGAAAAATACCCAACCGTTTGGCAAATGACCTCAACCGTGAAGGGAATCCTCTCGCCAAGACGCCAAGACGCAAAGAACAAAGAGTCGGAGCTTACGGACTCTGCGCCTTTGCGCCTTTGCGAGATATTTAAAGCGCTGTTCCCCTGCGCGTCGATCACGGGCGCACCGAAGGCCAAGACGATGGAAATCATCCGTGGGCTGGAAACCTCCCCTCGCAAGATCTACACCGGTTCCGTGGGTTTCATCACGCCGCAGGGCGAAGCCTGCTTCAATGTCGCGATCCGGACGGCGTTGATCCAAAAGGGCAAACTCGAGTTTGGGATTGGCGGCGGGATTGTGTGGGATTCGGACGCTGAGGCGGAATATGAGGAAACCCTGACCAAGGCGAGGGTGCTCACCCAGCCGCGGCCGGATTTCCAGTTGTTGGAAACCATGCTTTGGGAACCGGAGTTCGGCGTCTTTCTGCTGGACGAACACGTGCAACGGTTGGGTAAGTCGGCCGCCTATTTTGATATTCCTCTGGATATGCACGCGGTCATGCAGTCGCTGGAGGAGCTGGCGCACACTTGCGCAAGTGTGCGGACCCGGATACGCCTATTGGTTTCCCGCGACGGGAATTCCGAGATCCAGGCGTTCCCATTGGATGGAGAGGAGCAGGCCTCTGCACCCCTCCAGGTTGCCATGGCCAAGGAACCGGTCGATTCGAGCGATGTTTTCCTCTACCATAAAACGACACACCGCGAAGTGTATGGGCAGGCGAAGGCCGGTTTCCCCGACCATGACGAGGTGATCCTGTGGAATGAAAAGGGCGAGGTGACGGAAGGTTGCATTGCCAATGTTGTGGTTTCGAAGGACGGAAAGCTGGTCACGCCGCCGATTGGTTGTGGCTTGCTGGCGGGGACGTTCCGCGACCATTTGTTGAAGAGCGGCGAAGTCGAGGAAGGCGTCGTCATGGTGCGCGACCTCTTGGATGCGGATGAGGTTTTTCTGGTTAATTCAGTGAGAAAGTGGCAAAAGGCTGTTGTTGAACAACAGGAGAATTAA
- a CDS encoding EamA family transporter has translation MWIWMGLVSLVFLGVYDLCKKQSLNHNAVLPTLFVSNMASVLLVLPVVLLSRFAPALLEGSVFQVAPMPLEWHGLIVIKSLIVGTSWTCAYFALKHLPISIVSPIRASGPVWTLFGAILIFHEQPSAMQWAGMVLIFFCYFVFSLLGREEGIHFHRDKWVGMIFFATLVGTCSTLYDKWLLQQVGMSSIQVLAWYFIYLAVFFTLLNGLLWWPNRKKTTPFQWRWTMPLIGIFLLVADFVYFIGVEDPDALIIVMSVLRRCSVLISFAAGALIFKERNKRKKGWVLFGILLGVLLIILSER, from the coding sequence ATGTGGATTTGGATGGGGTTGGTTTCGTTGGTTTTTCTGGGGGTGTACGACCTCTGCAAGAAACAGTCGCTGAACCACAATGCGGTTTTGCCGACCTTGTTCGTCTCGAACATGGCCAGCGTGTTGCTCGTGCTTCCCGTCGTGTTGCTTTCCCGTTTCGCGCCGGCCCTGCTGGAGGGATCGGTTTTCCAGGTCGCCCCGATGCCGCTGGAGTGGCACGGGCTCATCGTGATCAAATCCCTGATTGTGGGGACTTCGTGGACGTGTGCCTATTTTGCGCTGAAGCATCTGCCGATTTCGATCGTGTCGCCGATCCGCGCCTCGGGCCCGGTCTGGACGCTGTTCGGGGCCATCCTGATTTTCCATGAGCAACCCTCGGCGATGCAGTGGGCGGGGATGGTCCTGATCTTTTTCTGCTACTTTGTCTTTTCGCTGCTCGGTCGGGAGGAGGGGATCCATTTCCATCGCGACAAATGGGTGGGGATGATCTTTTTCGCCACGCTGGTCGGCACCTGCAGCACGCTCTATGATAAATGGTTGCTGCAACAGGTTGGCATGAGTTCCATCCAGGTGCTGGCCTGGTATTTCATCTATCTCGCTGTGTTTTTCACCCTGCTCAACGGACTGCTCTGGTGGCCGAACCGCAAAAAGACCACCCCGTTCCAGTGGCGCTGGACGATGCCGTTGATCGGGATTTTCCTGCTGGTCGCCGACTTTGTCTACTTCATCGGAGTGGAGGATCCGGATGCGCTGATTATTGTGATGTCGGTGCTGCGGCGCTGCAGCGTGTTGATTTCGTTTGCGGCCGGTGCGCTGATCTTCAAGGAGCGGAACAAGCGCAAGAAGGGTTGGGTGCTGTTCGGAATCCTGCTCGGTGTGCTTTTAATTATCCTTTCAGAGCGGTAG
- a CDS encoding SUMF1/EgtB/PvdO family nonheme iron enzyme, producing MLQNNTAFAAQRTAFYTRCINAGLYQQTQQAGRLRYNCRYARYLTTGSAVSGAYQFDATGTTLLAVDRDAAVTAYGTVYVLPTEDEWYKAAYLKSDGSAYSLYATGDSVPGVETDANYDGYNGTYSTPWDVGTGGVAENNGTFYMNGNVWEWNESAYDGTLDDMAELRVVRGGAFSVSELGLRSSTRHSYSPESESYLFGFRVAAIPEPSSIMLVGVAGGFALFIRRRLMV from the coding sequence ATCCTCCAGAATAACACGGCCTTTGCTGCGCAAAGAACCGCGTTCTACACCCGTTGCATAAATGCCGGACTTTATCAACAAACTCAGCAGGCGGGACGCCTTCGGTACAATTGCCGTTACGCCCGGTATCTGACTACGGGCAGTGCGGTCAGCGGCGCCTACCAGTTCGATGCCACCGGCACGACCCTGCTGGCGGTCGACCGCGATGCCGCGGTTACGGCCTACGGCACGGTCTATGTGCTGCCGACGGAGGACGAGTGGTACAAGGCGGCCTACCTCAAGTCGGATGGCAGCGCCTACTCGCTCTATGCCACCGGGGATTCGGTTCCCGGCGTAGAGACGGATGCAAACTATGACGGTTACAACGGAACCTACTCCACACCGTGGGATGTCGGCACGGGAGGAGTCGCCGAAAACAACGGCACGTTCTATATGAACGGCAACGTCTGGGAATGGAACGAGAGCGCGTATGACGGAACACTCGACGACATGGCTGAGCTTCGTGTGGTTCGTGGCGGGGCGTTCAGTGTTTCTGAGCTCGGCCTGCGTTCATCGACTCGCCACTCTTACAGCCCAGAGTCTGAGAGCTACCTTTTCGGGTTTCGCGTCGCGGCAATTCCAGAGCCGTCGAGCATCATGCTGGTGGGGGTGGCTGGCGGCTTCGCGTTGTTTATCCGCAGAAGGTTGATGGTGTAA
- the asd gene encoding aspartate-semialdehyde dehydrogenase, with translation MKTGLIGWRGMVGSVLMERMQAENDFKNIDPVFFTTSQAGQAAPNVGKGDSTLLDAFDLDALMQMDAIITCQGGDYTSEVHPQLRSNGWNGYWIDAASTLRMVPDATIILDPVNRPVIDQALADGKKDFIGGNCTVSLMLMAVGGLFKAGLVEWVSSMTYQAASGAGAQNMRELLSQKGHLFNAAVEELKNPASAILDIDRKVSEALRSDSFPKEQFGAPLAGSLIPWIDKAVDDGQTKEEWKGFVETNKILGNDPQIPIDGTCVRIGAMRSHSQALTIKLNQDVSIQQIEDILRGDNDWIDVVPNNKEDTLARLTPAAISGTLTVPVGRLRKMKMGPEYLNAFTVGDQLLWGAAEPLRRMLRILQEK, from the coding sequence ATGAAAACTGGACTTATTGGATGGCGCGGCATGGTCGGCTCGGTGCTGATGGAACGCATGCAGGCCGAAAACGATTTTAAAAACATTGATCCGGTCTTTTTCACCACCTCGCAGGCGGGACAGGCGGCACCGAACGTCGGCAAGGGCGACTCCACCCTCCTTGATGCGTTCGACCTCGATGCGCTTATGCAAATGGACGCCATCATTACCTGCCAGGGCGGCGACTATACCTCGGAGGTGCATCCGCAGCTTCGCTCCAACGGCTGGAACGGCTACTGGATCGACGCGGCCTCCACCCTGCGCATGGTTCCCGACGCCACCATCATTCTCGACCCGGTCAACCGCCCGGTCATCGACCAGGCGCTGGCGGACGGCAAGAAGGACTTCATCGGCGGCAACTGCACGGTTTCGCTCATGCTGATGGCCGTCGGCGGCCTCTTCAAGGCCGGACTTGTCGAGTGGGTTTCCTCCATGACCTACCAGGCCGCCTCCGGCGCGGGCGCACAGAACATGCGCGAGCTGCTTTCGCAGAAAGGCCACCTGTTCAACGCCGCAGTCGAGGAGCTGAAGAATCCGGCCTCCGCCATTCTGGACATCGACCGCAAGGTCAGCGAAGCCCTGCGTAGCGACAGCTTCCCGAAGGAGCAGTTCGGCGCCCCGCTGGCCGGCTCGCTGATTCCCTGGATCGACAAAGCTGTGGATGACGGCCAGACCAAGGAAGAGTGGAAAGGCTTTGTTGAAACCAACAAAATTCTCGGCAACGATCCGCAGATCCCGATCGACGGCACCTGCGTCCGTATCGGCGCAATGCGCTCGCACAGCCAGGCACTGACCATCAAACTGAACCAGGATGTTTCCATTCAGCAGATCGAAGATATCCTGCGCGGCGACAACGACTGGATCGACGTGGTGCCCAACAACAAGGAAGACACCCTCGCCCGTCTGACCCCGGCAGCCATCAGCGGTACGCTGACCGTACCGGTCGGCCGCCTGCGCAAGATGAAGATGGGGCCGGAATACCTCAACGCCTTCACCGTCGGCGACCAGCTCCTCTGGGGCGCCGCCGAACCGCTGCGCCGGATGCTCCGCATCCTGCAGGAGAAGTAG
- a CDS encoding DUF4136 domain-containing protein, which yields MKKMISVLFAGGIVSCLLASCMSARNASWSNPEFPERKLGKTIVMAIGESEYRVNQFEALLVRELATYGVAAQAMHQLCPTVGDMEREQISALVQSNRFDSIVVTHVLSEDDRQQLVATGYTSSPNMGYSGVGYWGYGMSYSLNPEFATVSNTTTYDLETNLFDVPSKKLVWSGRKEVFDGDSDIKNIQKVVISVIRGFKSNKML from the coding sequence ATGAAAAAGATGATATCCGTACTGTTTGCCGGGGGGATTGTTTCCTGCCTGCTCGCTTCCTGCATGTCGGCAAGGAATGCTTCCTGGAGCAATCCCGAGTTTCCTGAACGAAAATTGGGAAAGACTATTGTCATGGCCATTGGTGAAAGCGAGTATCGCGTCAATCAGTTTGAAGCTCTGCTGGTGAGGGAGTTGGCGACGTATGGAGTTGCTGCCCAAGCGATGCATCAGCTGTGTCCTACGGTTGGCGATATGGAGAGAGAACAGATTTCGGCGCTGGTGCAGAGCAATCGCTTTGACAGCATTGTTGTGACGCACGTGCTATCCGAAGACGACCGGCAACAGCTGGTTGCGACCGGGTATACCTCGTCGCCGAACATGGGATATTCCGGTGTCGGGTATTGGGGCTACGGAATGAGCTATTCCCTGAATCCAGAGTTCGCCACCGTGAGCAATACGACGACGTATGATCTCGAAACCAATCTCTTTGACGTCCCGTCGAAAAAGCTCGTCTGGTCTGGGCGAAAAGAAGTTTTCGACGGGGACTCCGACATTAAGAACATCCAAAAGGTGGTCATCAGCGTGATCCGGGGTTTTAAATCCAACAAGATGCTCTAA
- a CDS encoding aldo/keto reductase, producing MRYRRLGKTAMMVSELAMGTFPFESEDSFPLFDAAIDRGINYFDCASAYSGGKVEANLGRYFKASGNREKVFLSTKLSGYYWELDRWLMTEVGKKSKAVQHEIEAKAESLLEQRRVKLPGYHIQYFGGQANQFDKTYYRYFAMQEIGISDEWRGKIKQNAYRLLEEGMTRLQTDYLDVLHIPHGVAMPEMMDDLLKEIFQEFKQKGLVKASAVSFHNDVTGNLLQAAKVGYYDVAMFAYNIANHAGLEHAMYKAHQSGMGLIAMKVAKLFSMGNQPAWRLSKLNAAIPDEGLSPFAKSYLWALQNPNLSCCVSQMETIEQLNDNLQVVGRKLDLEPS from the coding sequence ATGAGGTATCGCCGCCTTGGGAAGACCGCGATGATGGTGTCGGAGCTGGCGATGGGAACCTTTCCTTTCGAGTCCGAGGACAGCTTTCCATTGTTCGATGCAGCGATAGATAGAGGGATCAACTATTTTGACTGTGCTTCGGCCTATTCGGGCGGAAAGGTTGAGGCCAACCTCGGCCGCTATTTCAAGGCGTCGGGGAACCGGGAAAAGGTGTTCCTCTCCACAAAGCTGAGTGGATATTATTGGGAGCTCGACCGCTGGTTGATGACGGAAGTCGGAAAGAAGTCCAAGGCCGTGCAGCATGAAATCGAGGCAAAGGCCGAATCGTTGCTCGAGCAGCGACGGGTGAAGCTACCCGGATATCACATTCAGTATTTCGGCGGGCAGGCTAATCAGTTTGATAAGACCTATTATCGCTATTTTGCCATGCAGGAGATCGGAATTTCTGATGAATGGCGCGGCAAAATAAAGCAAAACGCCTATCGGTTGTTGGAGGAGGGTATGACCCGTTTGCAAACCGATTACCTCGATGTGCTTCATATTCCGCACGGTGTAGCCATGCCCGAGATGATGGATGACCTGCTGAAGGAAATCTTTCAGGAGTTCAAGCAGAAGGGACTGGTCAAAGCCTCGGCTGTGTCCTTCCACAATGACGTGACCGGCAATCTGCTGCAGGCTGCGAAAGTTGGTTATTATGATGTGGCCATGTTTGCGTACAACATTGCCAACCATGCCGGACTGGAACATGCGATGTATAAAGCACACCAATCCGGGATGGGGTTGATTGCCATGAAGGTCGCCAAGCTTTTTTCCATGGGCAACCAGCCCGCCTGGCGTTTGTCCAAGCTGAATGCCGCGATCCCCGACGAAGGCTTGTCGCCTTTTGCCAAGTCATACCTATGGGCGCTTCAAAACCCGAACCTGTCGTGTTGTGTGTCGCAAATGGAAACGATCGAACAGTTGAATGACAACCTGCAGGTCGTTGGCCGGAAACTCGATCTTGAGCCCAGCTAA
- the cas2 gene encoding CRISPR-associated endonuclease Cas2, translating into MSEVRLNAYKIMWLFVFFDLPTNTKKERHDAAVFRKRLLGDGFTMMQYSVYTRHCGSSESADVHTKRVKGLVPSKGQVSIMRITDKQYGNIINFWGKAAIQVPPKPSQLEFF; encoded by the coding sequence ATGTCGGAGGTGCGGCTTAACGCGTATAAGATCATGTGGCTGTTTGTATTCTTCGACCTGCCGACGAACACGAAAAAGGAGCGTCACGACGCTGCTGTGTTCCGCAAGCGGTTGTTGGGCGACGGCTTCACCATGATGCAGTACTCTGTTTATACTCGGCACTGCGGAAGTTCAGAGAGTGCCGACGTGCATACGAAGCGGGTCAAAGGACTCGTTCCCTCCAAAGGGCAAGTCAGTATTATGCGGATCACGGACAAGCAATACGGCAACATTATTAATTTCTGGGGGAAGGCGGCTATCCAGGTTCCTCCGAAACCCAGCCAGTTGGAGTTTTTCTGA
- the cas1 gene encoding type II CRISPR-associated endonuclease Cas1, with protein sequence MLKRTVYFESAAHLSFKNGQLLYTPKPEGEVRTVPIEDIGFVVLDNHSITLSLRLIEELTANNAAIVFCDKLHHPTAMSVPFDGNTTHAETLAAQLEMSEPLKKQLWKQTVEIKIKNQAAMLERKKSGGVEALRRHAASVKSGDTDNREGAAARIYWQNLFGEDFRRERFGGAPNHLLNYAYAILRAAVARSLVGSGLYPAIGIHHHNKYNAFALADDVMEPYRPYADEVVYGIWSAADEPIEELSREHKQQLLKLLAVDVHLTNTLRPLMVGLSYTTASLARCIAGEQKKVDYPVMKAVENVGGAA encoded by the coding sequence ATGTTAAAGCGAACGGTCTATTTCGAGTCGGCGGCGCATCTTTCATTCAAGAACGGGCAGTTGCTTTATACGCCGAAGCCGGAGGGCGAGGTGCGGACGGTGCCGATTGAAGACATCGGTTTTGTGGTGCTGGACAATCACAGCATTACGCTATCACTCCGATTGATTGAGGAGCTGACGGCTAATAATGCGGCGATTGTCTTTTGCGATAAACTACACCATCCAACAGCCATGAGTGTTCCGTTCGATGGCAACACGACCCATGCCGAAACGCTGGCCGCGCAGTTGGAAATGTCGGAGCCGTTGAAGAAGCAACTGTGGAAGCAGACGGTTGAGATAAAGATTAAAAATCAGGCCGCTATGTTGGAGCGGAAGAAGTCCGGCGGCGTCGAGGCGTTGCGCCGCCATGCGGCCAGTGTGAAGAGCGGCGACACGGACAACCGCGAGGGAGCCGCTGCCAGGATCTATTGGCAAAACCTGTTTGGCGAGGATTTCCGGCGCGAACGGTTTGGCGGTGCGCCCAACCACCTGCTGAACTATGCCTATGCCATCCTGCGCGCGGCGGTCGCCCGGTCGCTGGTGGGCTCGGGGCTTTATCCTGCTATTGGAATCCATCATCACAATAAATACAACGCCTTCGCCTTGGCGGACGATGTGATGGAGCCGTACCGCCCCTATGCCGATGAAGTGGTTTATGGAATATGGTCTGCAGCCGACGAGCCCATTGAAGAACTTTCGCGGGAACATAAACAGCAGCTGCTGAAACTGCTCGCCGTAGATGTTCATTTAACGAATACGCTGCGGCCGTTGATGGTGGGGTTATCGTACACAACGGCCTCGCTGGCGCGTTGCATCGCCGGCGAACAGAAGAAGGTGGATTATCCCGTAATGAAGGCGGTAGAAAATGTCGGAGGTGCGGCTTAA
- a CDS encoding IS3 family transposase (programmed frameshift) produces the protein MGRKRRTFTDKFKAKVAIEAIKGVKTLAELASEYQVHPNQISDWKKQLLSNAPDLFASGKKKQAQTEEELTAPLYEEIGRLKMDVKWLKKAMSLPLSTRRSWVEPGTDYSVRRQCRLAGVPRSGFYYDPAPETPENLLLMRLIDEQYLRHPEFGYPRMTDWLRDQDYDVNHKRVARLMQLMGIQAITPGPHTSKPAPRHKIYPYLLRNVDIERVNQVWSTDITYIPMRHGYMYLTAVIDWYSRYVLAWELSSTMESTFCVDALERALTQGNPEIFNTDQGSQFTSNAFTGVLLNENITISMDGRGRALDNVFIERLWWSVKYEKIYPACYADGHALHRGLDSYFKYYNHERKHSALDKRTPAEVFMEGAVRT, from the exons ATGGGAAGAAAACGAAGAACATTCACGGACAAGTTCAAGGCCAAGGTGGCGATTGAGGCCATCAAGGGCGTGAAGACATTGGCGGAGCTGGCATCGGAATATCAGGTCCATCCGAACCAGATTTCGGATTGGAAGAAGCAGTTGCTTTCGAATGCGCCGGATCTTTTTGCATCGGGGAAAAAGAAGCAGGCTCAAACGGAAGAAGAGCTTACGGCTCCACTTTACGAAGAGATCGGGCGTCTGAAGATGGACGTGAAGTGGCTC AAAAAAGCTATGAGCCTGCCGCTTTCAACGCGCCGCAGCTGGGTGGAGCCCGGCACCGATTATTCGGTTCGGCGGCAGTGTAGGCTCGCAGGCGTCCCCAGATCGGGCTTCTACTACGACCCCGCCCCGGAAACGCCGGAGAACCTGCTTCTGATGCGTTTGATCGACGAGCAGTATCTCCGGCATCCGGAGTTCGGCTATCCACGCATGACGGACTGGTTGCGTGATCAAGACTATGATGTCAATCACAAGCGGGTCGCCCGCCTCATGCAGCTGATGGGGATTCAGGCCATCACGCCCGGTCCGCACACGAGCAAGCCCGCCCCGAGGCACAAGATCTACCCTTATTTGCTGCGCAATGTGGACATCGAACGGGTGAACCAGGTTTGGAGTACGGACATCACCTACATCCCGATGCGGCATGGATACATGTACCTGACCGCCGTAATCGACTGGTACAGCCGCTATGTGCTCGCCTGGGAGCTCTCAAGCACCATGGAGAGCACGTTCTGCGTTGATGCGCTGGAGCGTGCGCTGACGCAGGGGAATCCGGAGATATTCAACACCGACCAAGGAAGCCAGTTCACCTCGAACGCCTTCACCGGTGTCCTGTTAAACGAGAACATCACCATCAGCATGGACGGGCGAGGCCGGGCGTTGGACAACGTATTCATCGAACGACTGTGGTGGTCGGTGAAGTATGAGAAAATCTATCCCGCATGCTATGCCGACGGGCATGCGTTGCATCGGGGCCTTGACAGCTATTTTAAATATTACAACCACGAGAGGAAGCACAGCGCTCTGGACAAACGCACCCCCGCCGAGGTATTCATGGAAGGAGCAGTCAGAACATGA